One Dioscorea cayenensis subsp. rotundata cultivar TDr96_F1 chromosome 19, TDr96_F1_v2_PseudoChromosome.rev07_lg8_w22 25.fasta, whole genome shotgun sequence genomic window, TGTTTCTTCCTGGCTTCTTTTTCCTCCTGTTTTAGTGAAAATTTAGTGCAACACAGGAATATGGAAAACTTAAAGAGTTTCAATTAATGTTTGAACAAATCAATAGTTTAGTCAAGTAGATAACCTTTGACATCTTTGATTTGGCTTTGGCTTTAGGGGCCTTCTCTTCAAGCTCTGCTTCGCGTGAAAGTTCTCTCTCTCGAGCCTCGAGGTTCTTTTCCAAATAATACTGTTGAGAAAGAACGAGGAAAATCATTCATCACTCGACTATATGTATAAACAAACAGCACAACCGATAAAGATAGGCtgaaagaatgaaaacaaatatcTTCAAAATTACATTTTGTGTGAATTAGCAGCATTTTAAACTAAGCTAACGATGTGCATAATGAAAtccaaggaaaacaaaaaactaagaTGATAAACTCACATTATAGTCGCCTGCATAGTCACTAAGGCCTTTATCCTTCACCTCCACTACCCTATTAACTATCTGTCTTACGAAGTACCGATCATGAGAGACAGTAATGACAGTGCCCTGATATTCTGATATTGCCTCCTGTTCAAAAACAATAAGATTCAACACTGTTGATTCTGCCAACAAACATGCAGAAAGATACTGTAGAGTtacatcatattaaaaaaatacggGTAGACCTCAAGCATCTCTTTGGATGGTATATCCAAATGGTTGGTTGGCTCATCTAAAACAAGCAACGTCGACGGCTTCACCATGAACTTGCAAAAAGCAAGTCGTGCCTGAAAGAACATGTGTAAGTTTGCTATTTCAGGCTACTAATTAACAAATTGTATTtggaaaggaaacaaaatcaaattgatttgaattatgttttgtttcatAAGTGCAGCATTGTAGGAATTTCACGAAACGGATTAACTGGACTGATAAAGGTACAAAGGTAAAATGGTTTCCCAATAACTAATATGTAGCAATACCTTCTCCCCACCACTTAAAAGGTTGACCTTTCTGTCAAGCATGTCAGATTTGAAGTTGCATCTACCAAGAAGACCCTTTATATCATCAATTCTCCAGTCCACTGCAGCTTCTTCCACTGTTTGAAGTACTGTTTTATCTAAATCAAGCGCTTCTGCCTGGTATAGATGGTCAATGTAGAACAATCATGAAACATCAACTCACTTGATTGTAGCAGCTAAAACAACATTTGAAACAGTGAACAAGTAAAACGCCTCAAAATCCTCAAAATTGATGAAAAGGACTATCTAAATACAACAGACATGAACAGGTGCATGTTGGCCAGGTTTGAGTATGGGCAAAAAAGATCATACAGCTTGCCATCAAATCAGAATGCTTGCATACTCCAGCAAAATGATGGACTACTATCAAGTTTTGCATCTTTATATTGAGACcacaaacatcatcaacaatttttttgttattaatgaaaaaaaacttGAAGGATGTACCAACCTGGTTCTGTTCAAAATAATTTGGTAGCACATTATGTTCCCCGAGCAAAACTTCTCCTCCTCTGGGTTTCTCAAGACCCATGATTAGCTTAAGCAATGCACTCTTCCCACATCCATTTGGGCCAATAATAGCTATTTTCTCACCCCTTTCAACTAATAGATTTGCCTTGTGGAACAAAACCTGGCAAACAGAAAGTaagtaaaaatacttataatGGGCATTATTAAACATTCTTTCTTATTGAGAACACTGAAAAGCCATCAAAGAAAGTTCTTGAGCTAATGATCATTTCTCCTAACCTCATCCTCATATCCAAATTCCAAATTCTTAAGCATTAGTACAGTTCTACCACTTCTTCCACGTTCAGGAAACCTGATCTTCATTTGTTTTCTCTGGAAAGGCTTCTCAATTTGCCCTTCTTCTTGAAGTCTTTCCAATTTCTGCAATAATAATTGCATCAGAGAAGTACTAGAACTTATCAGCAACGTAACCATATATTTTCTTGAACTTCATAACGAACACTTTCAAGAAAATGACAATCAATAAATGGCACAGCAGGCTACCCACAATAAAAGCACAAACAGTATCAGATCACACAGTGCCTTTGTTACATCAATATATTTAGAATAAGCCTGACCAGTTGGGACCAATAAGATGAAAAAAAGCATAGTGGCAGTTTGACAAAATTGCTTTGATAAAGAAACAATCAAGTAATACCTTTTCTTCACTAGAAGCACGTCCAGAGTTAGCACCAGCTCCCAATCTGCTTATCAAGTCTTTTGTATGCTCAATCTCCTTCTGCTGTTTTTCCCATGCTTGATACTGCGCTTCCACCCATGCAGCTTTTGCTATAACATATTCAGAATAATTCCCCATAAATGTCCTGGATACTCCCATATCAGTTTCCACAATTTTCGTGCACAATTGATCAAGGAAGGCCCTATCATGGGATATGATAACCATTGGAACATCTTGCTTATTGAGGTATTCTTCAAGCCATTCGATAGTATCAAGATCAAGGTGATTTGTGGGTTCATCAAGGAGCAACAGATCAGGTTCCTGCAAAATAGATACTTATCCACTACTACTtcgaaatacaataaaaatcagCATACAAATCAAGCATGATTTTGCAAAGCCATGAAATTTTGCAATGCTCCGTACAATCCAATGTACTGAAACCAATACTATGACCATATACCTGAAGAAGAATTTTCCCCAGAGACATCCTCATCTGCCAGCCGCCACTAAATGAAGCAACCAACCTATCCGAATCCTCAGGAGCAAAACCAAGCTCTGGCATCAATTTGCTGATCTTCATATCAACCTCATCTAAATTAAGATCCTGTGCCCTTCTCTGCAGCAAATCCAACTCATCCAGCAACCTCCCCATCAAATTCAAGTCCTCAGTGGTCTTCTCCAGCGCATTCTGCACCTTCTCCAGCCTCTCCGCAATCTCCATCTCCTCCGCAAACGCACTCAAAAACTCCTCCTTTACCGTCCTGCTAGGACAAACCTCGAATTCCTGGCTCAAAAACGCTATTTTCATATTCTCCCTGGCTTTCACAATATTCCCCGAATCCGGCTCATCCAACCCAGCAATGATCCGAAGCTGCGTCGTTTTCCCAGCACCATTAACACCCACCAGCCCAACCTTCTCCCCTTTCTTCACCTCCCAGCTGACATCTCTGAGAACAGTAACACCTTTGAAGCTCTTACTGATGTTCTCCAGCCGAATCCCAGAGGAAACACTAGAAGCCCCAGAATTAGACTTCTTCTTTCCCTGCCTCTTCGCCGCCGCATCGCCGGAAGAGCTCTCAGAGAACAAAGACTCAATATCGTCCTGCGTCTCAATAACAGAAGTCTCAACAGCAACAGCTCGAGCAATCGCTCCTCTCCTTCTAGCAGCACAAAAACTAACCTTTTTCACCAAAGACGCACGAAATCTCCGCGATTGAGCAGGAAAAGCCGAAAATGGAGCCAATTTGTGCAGAATTCTAGGGTTTCCCGCGGGTAAAAGCGCACCGCCAGGGAGAACACTAGATCGGAGATCAACTCCACGGAGTTTAGCGGTGATATCCATCCGAATTGATgaaagaattagggttagggtttacaGATTGAGAACCAGTGCGAGCTCCTCTCGAGCTCTCCACACGAGAACGATGCCAAGCGCGCAGCGAAACTgagaaaattttagttttttttttctcaatttataataataactcGAAATTTCaagccttttaattaaattgccATCATTTTAAACTTAATTACGGGAAAGACCATTGTTTTGAGAGAGTGGCATTTTCGTTATTATTGGGAATGAAGTGggtgatttaataaatatttagatattttctttaattttctaattttttgtgGTGAATAAATGAGGTGATAATGTGGTGGGAATGACTTAACGTGCTCCACTGATCCTTTTGATGCTTGACAACCTGTAATTTTTTGCCACGTGTACAAATGTACAATTTACATGTGTTCCGGATGTCCACCAGAAATGGGGTCACAAAGCTCACCTCCCACACAAacagtgatttttttaaaaaaagtattttttttttccttaattttttagGTGGCAGCTTTATTTggttcttttatatatattttttttaatttaaatgtctgtttgtgatttttttaaaaaattatttttccttaatATTTTAGGTGGttatttgttcttttatatttttctttttatttaaatgtctACACTATTAAGGTATAACAGTAGGGCTTTGTGTAtgtatttttagattattaattTATGCTGATGTTTATTCAGTTTCTTTGGTcttaatatgataaatattatacacaatatataataataataaatattaaaaaaaatagataaaccacacaGCTAATGAGATACACCATAGTGAACCCTAACCACCGATAGTGTTTAAAAAGTCTGGAcaataaaaaaagagtaaagaaaaaaaaaatttgcgaTGATGAACCGAAAAAATTATCTATCTATGGTAGCATATGTTAGCCAAGCATtcaaactaaaagaaaaacGATGTTATTCATCATAATTAGCTTGtataaaaaattacacaaaTACTAACCCCGGAGCTGGGGTTGCTAACCCTAGCTTTGaagttaatatttatattagatTTCGTGAAAGCTATCCGTGATAAATAGCATTTGTACTATAAGAAATACGAACAAAGTTAAAactgcattttatttttctttcaatatgaGGTACTAACATCTATATctcttataaattaaaattgtgcatatttagcattaTTATTGAGCTAAACTTCACTATGTTCACCAATTAGATGGTGTTGCTTTTAACTCTTTtgctaaattaattaattaacttaaaaagagaacacaaatttcatcttcttcaaatcATTACAATGATAATGTCTTGgatgaacaaataataaattggtTACAGCATTTAACACATTATTTGAGATAATTAAGTACTACCAAATGAAGTGACCTCTCACTTCCTTCATGTCTTCTTCCCCTTTTTACTCCAAACTTCATTTTTATGTCTGCTCACCAAATCTCTAcaacttttttgtttattttcttcatgAAATCAAGTTCCTCATCTTGAACTTGAGTTCTTGCTacaaaaatatacacaaatggAGGAACCAATGGAAGTAAGTCTCCCCCTTAAtctatcttcatcatcatcttcttcttcttcttactgttattattattattattattattattattattattattattatgaactATATAACTATGGAATGTTTTATATGTAacttgaaatataaatatatttgtttatgatTTGATGGGTAAAAAGAACAAGGGGTGGATGTCAGTGCCAGAGTTTGGAGAATGGGAGAAGAAAGAAGGAGTGCAAGATTACTCCATGAACTTTAGCAGGATCAGGAAAGCAAGAAAGCTTAGCAAAACTCGCCTCAGTGTTGGTAATTATGAAGAACTCCATCATGATCACCATCCCACCCTTCATTCTGACCATCATCTCACTCCCATTGATCAACTCCAAGCTTCACCACCTTCTGTAAATTAATCTCTCTTTATCTCACTTTCAATCTTTATTGATCACATCTTTTTTATCTTGGATTATCAAGCTTTAATTAATAGCAGGTGTTTTTCAATGATATGCATTTAAGGTAGAAAACATGGATGCAACAACTGTAGTTACAGAGATTGATGAATGCaagttttttctgtttttttttttctgcagaaATGGAAGAGGATGCTGAGTTACTTCACTTGCTGTGCAACAACATGAGAATGTTTTTGGAATAACTACTTTCACTTCAGTTTCATCTTATTGTGTTTTACTTCAACGGCGTGGGGACGAAACCGTCTCGATCAAAATGGATCACCATCTCATTTTTCAAGTTGATTCAGAGAGTTGATTGTATCTCTGTGATTGTGTGTTCATTTGCTGCTCAATGTGAGTGTGATAATGTGCCATAATAACTGAATGAAGATTATTTCATGTCTTCATGTGCACCACCACCTTCAAATTGAAAGGAATGAGATTTTCTTTCAATATCAACAGTAAAAAGTTTACAGCCAATGCAGCTAACATCATGGATAGttacatttgaaaaattaattgctTGATATACACTTCACAGCTTATTTTTGTATGAT contains:
- the LOC120249635 gene encoding ABC transporter F family member 5-like; this encodes MDITAKLRGVDLRSSVLPGGALLPAGNPRILHKLAPFSAFPAQSRRFRASLVKKVSFCAARRRGAIARAVAVETSVIETQDDIESLFSESSSGDAAAKRQGKKKSNSGASSVSSGIRLENISKSFKGVTVLRDVSWEVKKGEKVGLVGVNGAGKTTQLRIIAGLDEPDSGNIVKARENMKIAFLSQEFEVCPSRTVKEEFLSAFAEEMEIAERLEKVQNALEKTTEDLNLMGRLLDELDLLQRRAQDLNLDEVDMKISKLMPELGFAPEDSDRLVASFSGGWQMRMSLGKILLQEPDLLLLDEPTNHLDLDTIEWLEEYLNKQDVPMVIISHDRAFLDQLCTKIVETDMGVSRTFMGNYSEYVIAKAAWVEAQYQAWEKQQKEIEHTKDLISRLGAGANSGRASSEEKKLERLQEEGQIEKPFQRKQMKIRFPERGRSGRTVLMLKNLEFGYEDEVLFHKANLLVERGEKIAIIGPNGCGKSALLKLIMGLEKPRGGEVLLGEHNVLPNYFEQNQAEALDLDKTVLQTVEEAAVDWRIDDIKGLLGRCNFKSDMLDRKVNLLSGGEKARLAFCKFMVKPSTLLVLDEPTNHLDIPSKEMLEEAISEYQGTVITVSHDRYFVRQIVNRVVEVKDKGLSDYAGDYNYYLEKNLEARERELSREAELEEKAPKAKAKSKMSKEEKEARKKQKIQAFQQAKAKSKGLKNAKRWK